A region from the Corylus avellana chromosome ca7, CavTom2PMs-1.0 genome encodes:
- the LOC132188759 gene encoding LOW QUALITY PROTEIN: pentatricopeptide repeat-containing protein At1g51965, mitochondrial (The sequence of the model RefSeq protein was modified relative to this genomic sequence to represent the inferred CDS: deleted 2 bases in 1 codon) — MKAHQRQLRLRLHACTTRRHYATKYTAKVTSTSPTGRSLTAEVTPLRSPYPTDIRGYPVPRRHVICKATQILLHHHANQSRPSTLHHPNPNPFLDLSNYLHSLALPLTPSEASEILKSLNDPSLALNFFRLCPSLSPNFQHDSFTYTRLILILSKSSSPDRYELVRSLLSQMDQSNTRGTISTVNILIGFFGKSQDLGLCISLIKKWNLTMNSYTYKCLLQAYLRSHDSDKAFHVFTEMRRRGYKLDIFAYNMLLDALAKDEKVGQAYRAFEDMKRKHCEPDEFTYTIMIRMNGKIGKADESLALFQEMLAKGFAPNLISFNTMMEALAKGRMVDKAILLFSKMVQNDCRPNEFTYRVVLNVLAAEGQLGRLDEVVEVSKKFMNKSIYAYLVRTLSKLGHASEAHRVFCNMWNFHDKGDRDAYLSMLESLCSAGKTTEAIDLLGKIHEKGIASDTIMYNTVFSALGKLKQISHLHDLYEKMKQDGPSPDIFTYNILISSFGRAGKVDEAVKIFEELENSNCKPDIISYNSLINCLGKNGDVDEAHMRFKEMQEKGLNPDVVTYSTLIECFGKTDKVEMACRLFDGMLAEGCCPNIVTYNILLDCLERCGRTAEAVDLYAKLKQQGLTPDSITYAVLERLQGGSHRRVKHRRQSPITGWVVSPLR; from the exons ATGAAAGCTCACCAGCGCCAACTCAGACTCCGCCTCCACGCTTGCACCACGCGCCGCCATTACGCCACGAAATACACAGCGAAGGTGACCTCCACCTCCCCCACCGGGCGCTCACTTACCGCCGAGGTCACCCCTCTCCGTTCTCCCTACCCCACCGACATCCGCGGCTACCCAGTACCCCGCCGCCACGTCATCTGCAAGGCGACCCAAatcctcctccaccaccacgCCAACCAATCCCGTCCATCCACACTTCACCAC CCGAACCCGAATCCCTTCCTCGACCTCTCCAACTACCTCCACTCCCTCGCTCTCCCTCTTACCCCCTCCGAGGCCTCCGAAATCCTGAAATCCCTAAACGACCCCTCCCTCGCCCTCAATTTCTTCCGCCTCTGCCCCTCGCTTTCCCCGAATTTCCAGCACGACTCCTTCACCTACACCCGCCTCATCCTCATCCTCTCCAAGTCCTCCTCCCCGGACCGCTACGAGCTCGTCCGCTCCCTCCTCTCCCAGATGGACCAGTCCAACACGCGTGGCACCATCTCCACCGTCAACATCCTCATTGGCTTCTTCGGCAAATCCCAGGACCTCGGCCTCTGCATCTCATTGATCAAGAAGTGGAACCTCACCATGAACTCTTACACCTACAAGTGTTTGCTTCAGGCGTACCTCCGCTCCCACGATTCCGACAAGGCCTTCCACGTCTTCACCGAAATGCGCCGCCGAGGTTACAAATTGGACATTTTTGCTTACAACATGTTGTTGGATGCTCTCGCCAAAGACGAAAAG GTTGGCCAGGCTTACAGGGCTTTTGAAGACATGAAAAGGAAGCATTGTGAGCCTGATGAGTTTACATACACAATTATGATCAGAATGAATGGAAAGATTGGTAAAGCCGATGAGTCACTGGCACTCTTTCAGGAAATGCTAGCAAAGGGCTTCGCTCcaaatttgatttcttttaatACTATGATGGAGGCACTTGCTAAGGGTCGCATGGTTGACAAGGCCATTCTTCTCTTCTCTAAAATGGTGCAGAATGATTGTCGGCCGAATGAATTCACGTACAGGGTCGTTTTGAATGTTCTGGCTGCAGAAGGGCAGCTTGGTAGACTAGACGAGGTGGTGGAAGTATCAAAGAAATTCATGAATAAGTCGATATATGCATATCTTGTAAGGACTCTGAGCAAGCTGGGCCATGCAAGTGAAGCTCACCGGGTGTTTTGCAACATGTGGAACTTCCATGATAAGGGGGATAGGGATGCTTACCTTTCCATGTTAGAGAGTTTATGCAGTGCAGGTAAAACAACAGAGGCTATAGACCTGCTGGGGAAGATTCATGAAAAGGGAATAGCTTCTGATACAATCATGTATAATACTGTTTTCTCGGCCCTTGGCAAGCTGAAGCAAATCTCGCATCTTCATGATCTTTATGAGAAGATGAAACAAGATGGTCCTTCACCAGACATATTTACATATAATATTCTCATCTCCAGCTTTGGCAGGGCCGGAAAGGTTGATGAGGCGGTTAAAATATTTGAAGAACTTGAGAATAGCAATTGTAAACCTGACATAATCTCTTATAATTCCTTGATCAATTGCCTTGGGAAGAATGGTGATGTTGATGAAGCTCACATGAGGTTTAAGGAAATGCAAGAGAAAGGATTGAATCCTGATGTTGTCACATATAGCACGCTCATCGAATGCTTTGGGAAGACGGATAAGGTTGAGATGGCCTGCAGGTTGTTTGATGGGATGCTTGCTGAAGGATGCTGTCCTAACATTGTAACATACAACATCTTACTCGACTGTCTTGAGAGGTGTGGGAGAACTGCTGAAGCAGTGGATCTGTATGCAAAACTTAAGCAGCAGGGGTTAACGCCAGATTCAATTACATATGCGGTGCTTGAACGTTTGCAAGGTGGTTCACATAGGAGAGTAAAACATCGAAGGCAAAGCCCGATTACTGGTTGGGTTGTTAGCCCTTTGAGGTGA